The proteins below are encoded in one region of Paramisgurnus dabryanus chromosome 2, PD_genome_1.1, whole genome shotgun sequence:
- the rasl12 gene encoding ras-like protein family member 12 isoform X1 → MSLMFGKARTCNIVTVPEHEPSECNIVILGAMGTGKSALTVKFLTKRFISEYDPNLEDTYSSEEMVDQQPVLVKVMDTADQDGPVNCERYLAWANAFFIVYSIDNRNSFEVCQQYIETVTLYTKGLQPEAPVILIGNKLDMERYRQVSKSDGASLASRVGCLFFEVSACSDFLSVQHIFHEAVREVRRETERSIGPLFISEDKSAISLSSAPPLTACYKELPAPATAKLVTVKSSRAQSKRRAPTLTLLKGFKIF, encoded by the exons ATGTCTCTAATGTTTGGGAAAGCGAGGACTTGTAACATTGTAACGGTCCCTGAGCACGAGCCTTCAGAATGTAACATCGTCATTTTGGGAGCTATGGGAACTGGAAAGTCAG CTCTCACTGTGAAATTCCTCACAAAGAGATTCATCAGTGAATATGACCCAAATCTTG AAGATACCTATTCTTCTGAAGAAATGGTCGACCAACAGCCAGTTTTAGTCAAAGTGATGGACACTGCTGATCAG GATGGACCAGTCAACTGTGAGCGGTATTTAGCTTGGGCCAATGCCTTCTTCATTGTCTACAGCATTGACAATCGAAACAGTTTTGAGGTCTGTCAACAGTATATCGAGACTGTGACTCTTTACACAAAAGGCCTGCAGCCAGAGGCACCTGTCATTCTTATAGGCAACAAACTGGACATGGAGAGATACAG ACAGGTGAGCAAGTCAGACGGCGCGTCCCTGGCGTCGCGTGTCGGCTGTCTGTTCTTTGAAGTTTCCGCCTGCTCGGATTTTCTGTCAGTTCAGCACATCTTTCACGAGGCCGTACGGGAGGTACGGCGGGAGACGGAGAGGAGCATCGGTCCGCTCTTCATCAGCGAAGATAAATCCGCCATCAGCCTGTCCTCCGCACCTCCCCTCACCGCCTGTTATAAAGAGCTGCCCGCCCCGGCCACGGCCAAGCTGGTGACGGTAAAATCATCACGAGCTCAAAGTAAACGCAGAGCCCCCACACTGACGCTTCTCAAAGGCTTTAAGATCTTCTAA
- the rasl12 gene encoding ras-like protein family member 12 isoform X2, whose translation MTQILVSLSALRDVLTNIFHEDTYSSEEMVDQQPVLVKVMDTADQDGPVNCERYLAWANAFFIVYSIDNRNSFEVCQQYIETVTLYTKGLQPEAPVILIGNKLDMERYRQVSKSDGASLASRVGCLFFEVSACSDFLSVQHIFHEAVREVRRETERSIGPLFISEDKSAISLSSAPPLTACYKELPAPATAKLVTVKSSRAQSKRRAPTLTLLKGFKIF comes from the exons ATGACCCAAATCTTGGTGAGTCTCTCAGCGTTGAGAgatgttttaacaaacatatttCATG AAGATACCTATTCTTCTGAAGAAATGGTCGACCAACAGCCAGTTTTAGTCAAAGTGATGGACACTGCTGATCAG GATGGACCAGTCAACTGTGAGCGGTATTTAGCTTGGGCCAATGCCTTCTTCATTGTCTACAGCATTGACAATCGAAACAGTTTTGAGGTCTGTCAACAGTATATCGAGACTGTGACTCTTTACACAAAAGGCCTGCAGCCAGAGGCACCTGTCATTCTTATAGGCAACAAACTGGACATGGAGAGATACAG ACAGGTGAGCAAGTCAGACGGCGCGTCCCTGGCGTCGCGTGTCGGCTGTCTGTTCTTTGAAGTTTCCGCCTGCTCGGATTTTCTGTCAGTTCAGCACATCTTTCACGAGGCCGTACGGGAGGTACGGCGGGAGACGGAGAGGAGCATCGGTCCGCTCTTCATCAGCGAAGATAAATCCGCCATCAGCCTGTCCTCCGCACCTCCCCTCACCGCCTGTTATAAAGAGCTGCCCGCCCCGGCCACGGCCAAGCTGGTGACGGTAAAATCATCACGAGCTCAAAGTAAACGCAGAGCCCCCACACTGACGCTTCTCAAAGGCTTTAAGATCTTCTAA
- the kbtbd13a gene encoding kelch repeat and BTB domain-containing protein 13, producing MESNSCADLKVTTGKAICQPTGFVKVRFGESVFTVDKGLLEQHCEYFRALFRSGMKECLQDEICLQAPSACGFLVTLQVLHGERPILNRDEIVEAIQCAAFLQVQALTEHLINIINSDNCLLMYHTSAIFGLFKLFESAALFIRDMYGDLKEDVKCLPKDLIEHIEALIPSTYVTVGAHSPTIKLLQDFMRTVCYLDEDEKDWKVLTHLPLNASTTMAGVAVLDNKLYIVGGVYDVSNKVVDSGFCYDASTDTWSTFSSPQQLRYNCTLVGHEGHLYIIGGEYDKTIMSSVEKYNVSTDTWTFAAHLPRPAAAVTCTKTMSRLFICLWRPKDATEIYEYVGNKDKWELTTTLVRHQSYGHWMVAHRDNLYVMRNGPSDDFLRCMIDCYNLTTGQWTAMPGQYENSKGALFTAVVRGDSVFTVNRRATVEYAIEDKWRTKKELTGFPRIGSMWTFLLRLPKKSSESLEKKDSGPEIYSLPSNSLQCQD from the coding sequence ATGGAGTCGAACAGCTGTGCTGACTTAAAGGTCACCACAGGGAAGGCGATTTGCCAGCCGACGGGTTTCGTTAAAGTAAGATTCGGTGAAAGTGTTTTTACGGTGGACAAAGGCCTCCTGGAGCAGCACTGCGAATACTTTCGAGCTCTTTTCCGTTCTGGGATGAAGGAATGTCTGCAAGATGAGATTTGTCTTCAGGCACCAAGTGCCTGTGGCTTCCTGGTCACCCTCCAGGTGTTACACGGAGAGAGACCCATCCTGAACAGAGACGAAATTGTCGAAGCCATCCAGTGTGCTGCTTTCCTTCAGGTCCAAGCTCTAACCGAGCATCTCATAAACATCATAAATTCCGACAACTGCCTTCTCATGTATCACACGTCAGCTATTTTCGGGTTATTTAAGCTCTTCGAAAGCGCTGCTTTGTTTATCCGAGACATGTATGGAGACCTCAAAGAAGATGTGAAGTGCTTGCCAAAGGATTTGATCGAACACATCGAGGCTCTTATTCCCAGTACATATGTGACTGTCGGTGCACACTCGCCGACCATCAAACTGCTGCAGGACTTCATGAGGACCGTTTGTTACCTGGATGAAGATGAGAAAGATTGGAAGGTTCTTACCCATTTGCCCCTCAACGCCAGCACCACCATGGCAGGTGTCGCAGTCTTAGACAATAAGCTCTATATCGTTGGAGGGGTCTATGATGTCTCCAACAAAGTTGTGGACTCTGGGTTCTGCTATGATGCTTCCACAGACACTTGGAGCACATTTTCTAGCCCACAACAACTTCGCTACAACTGCACTTTGGTCGGCCACGAGGGCCACCTCTATATCATTGGTGGAGAATACGACAAGACCATAATGTCCTCTGTGGAAAAATACAATGTCTCCACGGACACTTGGACCTTTGCCGCCCATCTACCGAGACCTGCAGCCGCTGTCACTTGCACCAAAACTATGAGCAgactcttcatctgcctctgGAGACCTAAGGATGCTACGGAGATTTACGAGTACGTCGGGAACAAAGACAAGTGGGAGTTAACCACGACACTTGTAAGGCATCAAAGTTATGGCCATTGGATGGTGGCCCACAGAGACAATTTGTATGTTATGAGAAATGGACCATCTGATGATTTCTTGAGATGCATGATAGACTGTTACAATCTGACCACAGGTCAGTGGACGGCCATGCCCGGGCAGTACGAGAACAGTAAAGGTGCCTTGTTTACTGCAGTAGTGCGAGGTGACTCTGTTTTTACGGTGAACCGTAGAGCGACTGTGGAGTATGCCATCGAGGACAAATGGAGGACAAAAAAAGAATTGACAGGGTTTCCAAGAATTGGCTCCATGTGGACTTTCCTCTTGAGACTGCCAAAGAAAAGCAGCGAATCTTTGGAAAAGAAAGATAGTGGACCTGAGATCTACAGTCTCCCTTCAAACTCCCTACAATGTCAAGACTGA